In the Gossypium raimondii isolate GPD5lz chromosome 9, ASM2569854v1, whole genome shotgun sequence genome, one interval contains:
- the LOC105799352 gene encoding hydroxyproline O-arabinosyltransferase NOD3: MKRVSPLFLVLLVLGFFFATYNLLTMIIHYKTSTSEQWDLSNPFIQMPGNLMEGEGSNSKYHVALTATDAPYSQWQCRIMYYWYKKVKEMPGSDMGKFTRILHSGKPDNLMEEIPTFVVDPLPEGLDRGYIVLNRPWAFVQWLEKAMIDEEYILMAEPDHVFVNPLPNLARGKHPAGFPFFYIKPSDHKHVIRKYYPEEKGPVTNIDPIGNSPVIIKKSVLEKIAPTWMNISLRMKDDPVTDKAFGWVLEMYAYAVASALHDVHHILHKDFMLQPPWDTEVGKKFIIHYTYGCDYNLKGELTYGKIGEWRFDKRSYLSGPPPRNLSLPPPGVPESVVRLVKMVNEATEDIPNWDTLNRG, translated from the exons ATGAAGCGCGTTTCGCCGCTCTTTTTGGTACTTTTAGTCCTTGGATTCTTCTTTGCAACATATAATTTGTTGACTATGATAATACACTATAAGACATCTACTTCAGAGCAATGGGATTTGTCCAATCCTTTTATACAAATGCCTGGGAATTTGATGGAAGGTGAGGGTTCTAACTCAAAGTACCACGTTGCTCTCACGGCAACAGATGCTCCGTATAGCCAATGGCAGTGTCGGATTATGTATTATTGGTATAAGAAGGTAAAAGAGATGCCTGGATCAGATATGGGAAAGTTCACTCGAATTTTGCATTCAGGGAAGCCCGACAATTTGATGGAGGAGATTCCAACTTTTGTCGTTGACCCTCTTCCAGAGGGTTTAGATCGG GGTTATATTGTCTTAAATAGACCATGGGCTTTTGTGCAATGGCTGGAAAAAGCAATGATTGACGAAGA ATACATTCTAATGGCCGAACCTGACCATGTATTTGTAAATCCTTTGCCTAACTTGGCTCGTGGAAAACATCCAGCAGGGTTTCCTTTCTTTTACATTAAGCCATCTGACCACAAGCATGTTATTAGGAAGTATTATCCTGAGGAGAAGGGTCCTGTGACGAATATTGATCCAATTGGCAATTCTCCAGTGATTATTAAAAAG TCTGTGCTGGAGAAAATTGCACCTACATGGATGAATATTTCTTTGAGGATGAAAGATGACCCAGTGACTGACAAGGCATTTGGATGGGTGCTAGAAAT GTATGCGTATGCTGTGGCATCTGCACTGCATGACGTGCACCACATACTTCATAAAGACTTCATGCTCCAG CCACCATGGGATACGGAAGTAGGGAAGAAGTTTATAATCCATTATACTTACGGATGTGACTACAATTTGAAG GGAGAATTAACATATGGAAAGATTGGAGAATGGCGTTTCGATAAGAGATCGTACCTTAGTGGGCCTCCTCCAAGGAACCTCTCTTTGCCCCCTCCAGGTGTTCCTGAAAGTGTG GTGAGACTTGTGAAGATGGTGAACGAAGCTACAGAGGATATTCCCAATTGGGATACACTAAATCGTGGCTGA
- the LOC128032599 gene encoding secreted RxLR effector protein 161-like, translating into MENCKATSTPVAVGEKLSSQDKHEKVCETTYRSLVGCLLYLTATRPDIMYAVSLLSRFMHCLNESHFRAAKRVLRYIKGTLSYGMQFTKAENLKLVGYCDSDWAGSLDDMKSTTGYAFNIGSAMICWSSKKQGVVAQSTAEAEYVAAAAAAVNQAIWLRKILKDINHEQKEATEIMCDNQSAVAIAKNPVFHGRTKHFNIKLHAV; encoded by the coding sequence ATGGAGAATTGCAAAGCAACCAGCACACCAGTTGCTGTTGGAGAAAAACTCTCGAGCCAAGACAAGCATGAAAAGGTTTGTGAAACAACCTATCGAAGTCTAGTTGGATGTTTGTTGTATTTGACTGCTACTAGACCTGACATAATGTATGCTGTGAGTCTACTCTCGAGGTTTATGCATTGTTTAAATGAAAGTCATTTTAGAGCTGCAAAAAGGGTTCTAAGATACATCAAAGGAACCTTGTCCTATGGAATGCAGTTTACCAAGGCTGAGAACTTGAAGCTAGTTGGATATTGTGACAGTGATTGGGCTGGTTCCTTGGATGACATGAAGAGCACTACAGGTTATGCATTCAACATAGGCTCTGCTATGATTTGCTGGAGCTCAAAGAAGCAGGGAGTAGTGGCTCAGTCGACTGCAGAAGCAGAATATGTGGCTGCTGCTGCTGCAGCAGTCAATCAAGCCATATggcttagaaaaattttgaaagatatcAATCATGAGCAAAAGGAAGCAACTGAGATAATGTGTGACAACCAATCAGCAGTTGCTATTGCAAAGAATCCTGTTTTTCATGGAAGGACCAAGCACTTCAACATCAAACTTCATGCAGTTTGA